One region of Juglans microcarpa x Juglans regia isolate MS1-56 chromosome 7S, Jm3101_v1.0, whole genome shotgun sequence genomic DNA includes:
- the LOC121240490 gene encoding pentatricopeptide repeat-containing protein At2g30100, chloroplastic-like, translating into MASAFTFAPSTEPNFSFCSSFSLRRCRLFVPRVCRSSRISTRIGNYHRNPSFVVAKPSGIRKLGSFRSVELDRFMTSDDEDEMGEGFFEAIEELERMAREPSDVLEEMNERLSARELQLVLVYFSQEGRDSWCALEVFEWLKKENRVDKETMELMVGLMCGWVKKLIEEEHDVGDVVDLLVDMDCVGLKPEFSMVEKVISLYWEMGEKEREKVVLFVKEVLRRGIGRAAEEDGGEGHKGGPTGYLAWKMMVEGNYRDAVKLVIHIRESGLKPEVYSYLIAMTAVVKELNELGKALRRLKGFARDGLIAELDVENVGLVEKYKSDLLADGVQLSSWVIEEASSSLSGAVHERLLAMYICAGRGLEAERQLWQMKLVGKEADGDLYDIVLAICASKKEANAISRLLTRIEVKSSLRKKKSLSWLLRGYIKGGHFNDAAETLMKMLDLGFHPEYLDRAAVLQGVRKGIHRSGNVDTYLKLCKRLSDASLIGPSIVYLYMKKHRLWVMKML; encoded by the exons ATGGCCTCTGCGTTCACTTTCGCTCCGTCGACCGAAcccaatttttcattttgttcgtCATTTTCGCTTCGGCGCTGCCGGCTCTTCGTTCCTCGGGTTTGTCGGAGTTCAAGAATTTCCACTAGAATCGGCAATTACCACCGAAACCCTAGCTTCGTGGTCGCGAAACCGAGCGGAATCCGAAAACTCGGGTCGTTCAGGTCAGTTGAGCTGGACCGGTTCATGACTAGCGACGACGAGGACGAAATGGGAGAAGGGTTTTTCGAGGCAATTGAGGAGCTGGAAAGGATGGCGAGGGAGCCGTCAGATGTGCTGGAGGAGATGAACGAGCGGCTCTCGGCGAGGGAGTTACAGCTGGTGCTGGTGTACTTCTCGCAGGAGGGGAGGGACTCGTGGTGCGCGCTCGAGGTGTTTGAGTGGCTGAAGAAGGAGAATAGGGTGGACAAGGAGACCATGGAACTCATGGTTGGCTTAATGTGCGGTTGGGTGAAGAAGTTGATCGAGGAGGAACATGATGTTGGGGACGTGGTGGATTTGCTCGTGGACATGGACTGTGTTGGGTTGAAGCCCGAGTTTAGCATGGTGGAGAAGGTGATATCTTTGTATTGGGAGATGGgtgagaaggagagggagaaggtGGTTTTGTTTGTGAAGGAGGTGTTGAGGCGTGGGATTGGTCGTGCTGCGGAGGAGGATGGTGGGGAGGGGCATAAAGGAGGCCCAACTGGGTACCTTGCTTGGAAGATGATG GTTGAGGGTAACTATAGGGATGCAGTCAAGTTGGTTATTCATATTAGAGAATCTGGGTTGAAGCCAGAGGTCTACAGCTACCTCATTGCAATGACAGCTGTGGTTAAAGAGCTGAATGAACTTGGGAAAGCTTTACGTAGGTTGAAAGGTTTTGCTAGGGATGGGTTGATCGCAGAGCTTGATGTAGAAAATGTTGGGCTTGTTGAAAAGTATAAGTCTGATCTTTTAGCTGATGGAGTACAACTGTCTAGTTGGGTGATTGAAGAGGCAAGCTCTTCACTTTCTGGGGCGGTACATGAGAGGCTCCTTGCTATGTATATTTGTGCTGGTCGGGGACTGGAGGCCGAAAGGCAGTTGTGGCAAATGAAGCTTGTGGGTAAAGAGGCTGACGGAGACCTTTATGATATTGTTCTAGCCATCTGTGCTTCCAAGAAGGAGGCCAATGCTATTTCACGGTTGCTTACTAGAATTGAGGTTAAAAGTTCTTTGCGCAAGAAGAAAAGCCTATCATGGTTATTGAGAGGTTACATTAAAGGAGGGCATTTCAATGATGCTGCAGAAACACTGATGAAAATGCTTGATCTGGGCTTTCATCCAGAGTATTTGGACAGGGCAGCTGTACTGCAGGGAGTAAGAAAAGGAATCCACCGTTCTGGAAATGTAGACACTTACCTCAAGCTTTGCAAGCGCCTCTCTGATGCAAGTTTGATCGGACCTTCTATTGTTTATCTGTATATGAAGAAACACAGGCTCTGGGTCATGAAAATGCTTTGA
- the LOC121240489 gene encoding inactive receptor-like serine/threonine-protein kinase At2g40270, producing MDGRWGINQLKLRMAVFMAVLSLFIRNPSQCSSLNSEGLALLRFRDRVVRDPYGALWDWDENYGAVDPCAWFGVECSDGKVVTLTLKDLCLEGTLAPELGELAYIKSIILRNNSFTGNIPNEIGKLKDLEVLDLGYNSFSGPFPSDFGSNPFLTTLLLDNNKFLGTISPEHYELKTLSEFQTDDNKLFDTLKASCNSLSFAWKKDRFGDETHRRLLQIVDDVSNPSRGNEDNKRALSSPLPSPFPSPLDYLPPSGSQSPFSPILAPYNWPLSTSPSSIPPSASSLESPPSSPSQSPFNVFLTPLTSPVVAPTPASTIPENPPVMVSAPTVSHWDPNRYPTSSPSQMVKQNSKTKRDVVLIWAGIIGGCLFILISAIGLVFCRSSKVVTVKPWATGLSGQLQKAFVTGVPKLNRPELEAACEDFSNIIGSFSDGTVYKGTLSSGVEIAVTSSAVTSPGNWSKNLKAQFRKKIETLSKVNHKNFVNLIGFCEEEKPFTRMMVFEYAPNGTLFEHLHIKEAEHLDWGMRLRIAMGIAYCLEYMHQLTPPITHKNLQSSSIYLTEDYAAKISDFSFWNHITAAKNETDVMDLSEIPSVEPESNVYNFGLILFEMMTGRIPYSLDNGSLADWVSDYLKGVQHLREMVDPTLESYQVDELKQLFEVIKYCLQPDPKQRPSMNEITTKLKDITEMGPDGATPKLSPLWWAELEIMSTDSS from the exons ATGGATGGACGGTGGGGAATCAACCAGTTGAAGCTCCGCATGGCAGTGTTCATGGCGGTGCTATCACTGTTTATTAGGAATCCGAGTCAATGTTCGTCTCTGAACAGCGAAG GTTTGGCGTTGTTGAGGTTCCGGGACAGAGTGGTGAGAGACCCATATGGGGCTTTATGGGATTGGGATGAGAATTACGGAGCGGTCGATCCTTGTGCTTGGTTCGGAGTGGAGTGCTCGGACGGGAAAGTGGTGACCTT GACTCTGAAGGATCTTTGTCTTGAAGGAACATTGGCACCAGAACTTGGGGAGCTGGCTTACATAAAATCTAT AATTTTACGAAACAATTCTTTTACTGGGAATATTCCAAACGAGATTGGGAAATTGAAAGACCTGGAGGTTTTGGACTTGGGATACAATAGCTTTAGTGGACCATTTCCATCTGACTTCGGCAGTAATCCTTTCTTGACTACCCT TTTACTTGACAACAACAAGTTCCTTGGTACCATCTCTCCTGAACATTATGAGCTGAAGACACTTTCTGAGTTTCAGACAGATGATAATAAGCTATTTGATACTCTGAAGGCGTCCTGTAACAGTTTATCTTTTGCTTG GAAGAAAGACAGGTTTGGTGATGAAACTCACCGTAGGCTGCTGCAGATAGTGGATGATGTCTCAAATCCATCCAGAGGCAATGAAGACAACAAGAGGGCACTATCATCACCATTACCTTCTCCCTTTCCTTCACCATTGGACTATTTGCCTCCGTCAGGATCACAGTCACCATTTTCACCTATATTGGCACCATATAATTGGCCATTGTCTACATCACCATCGTCAATTCCTCCATCGGCATCCTCATTAGAGTCTCCACCATCCTCCCCATCACAATCTCCTTTCAATGTCTTCCTGACTCCATTAACATCACCTGTTGTTGCACCAACTCCTGCTTCAACAATTCCAGAAAATCCACCAGTAATGGTATCTGCACCAACAGTTTCCCATTGGGATCCCAATCGTTACCCTACTTCAAGTCCAAGCCAAATGGTTAAACAGAATTCTAAGACAAAGCGTGATGTAGTTTTAATATGGGCTGGAATTATCGGAGGTtgcttatttattttgatttcgGCGATTGGGCTTGTTTTTTGCAGAAGCAGTAAGGTTGTTACTGTGAAACCATGGGCGACAGGGTTAAGTGGGCAGTTGCAGAAGGCATTTGTAACAG GTGTGCCGAAGCTCAACCGACCAGAACTTGAAGCAGCTTGTGAAGATTTTAGCAATATAATTGGTTCTTTCTCAGATGGAACTGTGTATAAGGGAACTCTTTCAAGTGGAGTGGAAATAGCTGTAACATCTAGTGCAGTGACATCTCCTGGAAACTGGTCAAAAAACTTGAAAGCCCAATTCAGAAAGAAG ATAGAGACATTGTCAAAAGTGAACCACAAAAACTTCGTGAACCTCATTGGATTTTGTGAAGAAGAGAAGCCATTCACGAGAATGATGGTTTTCGAGTACGCTCCAAATGGTACACTATTTGAGCATTTACACA TAAAAGAAGCTGAGCACTTGGACTGGGGAATGAGACTCCGAATAGCTATGGGCATTGCATACTGTCTGGAATATATGCACCAGTTGACGCCACCTATAACCCACAAAAACCTGCAATCCTCCTCCATATATCTGACTGAAGATTATGCAGCCAAAATATCAGATTTCAGTTTTTGGAATCATATAACTGCAGCCAAGAATGAAACAGATGTTATGGACCTTTCGGAAATCCCATCAGTGGAACCAGAAAGCAATGTTTACAACTTCGGTCTAATCTTGTTTGAAATGATGACAGGAAGGATTCCATACTCTTTGGACAATGGCTCTCTTGCAGATTGGGTATCAGACTATCTAAAAGGAGTGCAGCACTTGAGAGAAATGGTGGATCCAACTCTAGAATCTTACCAGGTGGATGAGCTTAAGCAATTGTttgaagtgataaaatattgtcTCCAACCTGATCCAAAGCAAAGACCATCTATGAATGAGATCACAACTAAGTTGAAAGATATCACAGAAATGGGGCCTGATGGAGCAACACCAAAACTATCTCCTCTTTGGTGGGCAGAGCTGGAAATAATGTCTACAGACTCTAGTTGA